The following are encoded together in the Salmonella enterica subsp. enterica serovar Choleraesuis genome:
- a CDS encoding oxidoreductase produces the protein MQIDFTGKTALVTASTAGIGFAIARGLAQSGARVIVNGRHAEGVEQACQTLRQQVPGAEFIPGAADLSQSEQVDKLVSQCGQVDILVNNAGIFGPQDFYATDDATWDKFWQTNVMSGVRLARALLAPMVERGWGRVVFISSESARNIPADMIHYGVTKTAQLSLARGLAKFVAGSGVTVNSVLPGPTLSDGFAAMLRDEAEKNGETIEQAGKRFVMANRPTSVIQRPSTVDEVANMVIYICSPQASATSGAALRVDGGVVDDIV, from the coding sequence ATGCAGATTGATTTCACCGGAAAAACCGCGCTTGTCACCGCCTCTACCGCTGGGATCGGCTTCGCCATTGCGCGAGGCCTGGCGCAAAGCGGCGCGCGCGTTATCGTTAATGGCCGCCATGCCGAGGGGGTGGAGCAGGCCTGTCAGACGTTACGCCAACAGGTTCCCGGCGCGGAATTTATCCCCGGTGCTGCCGACTTAAGCCAATCCGAACAGGTCGACAAGTTGGTTAGCCAGTGTGGGCAGGTGGATATACTGGTCAACAACGCCGGTATCTTTGGCCCCCAGGATTTTTACGCTACCGACGACGCGACGTGGGATAAGTTCTGGCAGACCAACGTGATGTCGGGCGTACGCCTGGCCCGCGCGCTACTGGCTCCCATGGTTGAGCGCGGTTGGGGACGGGTGGTGTTTATTTCCTCCGAATCGGCCCGCAATATTCCGGCAGATATGATCCACTACGGCGTAACCAAGACCGCGCAGCTTTCTCTGGCTCGTGGCCTGGCAAAATTCGTGGCGGGTAGCGGTGTCACCGTTAACAGCGTGCTCCCAGGGCCAACCCTCTCAGATGGGTTTGCCGCCATGCTGCGTGACGAAGCGGAAAAAAATGGCGAAACCATTGAACAGGCCGGCAAGAGGTTTGTGATGGCCAATCGCCCAACTTCCGTTATTCAACGCCCATCCACAGTAGATGAGGTCGCCAATATGGTTATCTATATCTGCTCGCCTCAGGCCTCTGCCACATCCGGGGCGGCACTACGTGTAGATGGAGGCGTGGTTGACGATATCGTGTGA